The proteins below are encoded in one region of Gopherus flavomarginatus isolate rGopFla2 chromosome 12, rGopFla2.mat.asm, whole genome shotgun sequence:
- the CDR2L gene encoding cerebellar degeneration-related protein 2-like isoform X1 → MLSADRMEEFPSEEEEPWYDQQDLEQDLHLAAELGKTLLERNKELEDSLQQMYATNEEQVQEIEYLTKQLEMLRQMNEQHAKVYEQLDLTARDLELANQKLVLESKTSQQKIQCLTETIEGLQNQVEELQKQVEELRSLEQLRIRREKRERRRTIHTFPCLKELCLSPRYHHEARRGKGRSEDAFQVHSSSMELNQNPMERENERLQAMVNSLRSQVNQEKQRKERVEREYTAVIQEYSDLEQRVCEMESCKLRIKELEAELLELQQMKQVKKYLLSREDNLSEALLEPLNNAPEADYIDLPEEDGSKTHSASMTASPNHPVRKSCSDTALNAIVAKDAVSRHEGNYTLHANNVRKRGMSILREVDEQYHALLEKYEELLSKCRQHKDSVRHTGVQTSRPISRDSSFRDFRGEGHELEERKTLEKSLSKHVEAVDKRLEQSQPEYKALFKEIFSRIQKTKADINATKVKNKSSK, encoded by the exons ACCTGCACTTGGCAGCCGAACTGGGGAAGACGTTGCTGGAGCGTAATAAAGAGCTGGAGGATTCGCTGCAACAGATGTACGCAACCAATGAGGAGCAAGTGCAGGAGATAGAG TACCTCACGAAACAGCTGGAGATGTTGCGCCAGATGAACGAACAGCATGCTAAGGTCTATGAGCAGCTGGACCTCACAGCACGGGACCTGGAGCTGGCTAATCAGAAGCTTGTGCTGGAGAGCAAGACATCCCAGCAGAAGATACAATG CCTGACAGAGACCATCGaggggctgcagaaccaagtgGAGGAGCTGCAGAAGCAGGTGGAGGAGCTGCGGAGCTTAGAGCAGCTGCGCATACGGCGGGAGAAAAGGGAGCGGCGCCGAACCATTCATACCTTCCCCTGCCTCAAGGAGCTGTGCTTGAGTCCCAGGTATCACCATGAAGCCAGGAGAGGGAAAGGCAG GTCTGAAGATGCGTTCCAGGTCCACAGCTCTTCAATGGAGCTCAACCAAAACCCtatggagagagagaatgagcgTCTCCAGGCCATGGTGAATTCCCTTAGGTCCCAGGTCAACCAGGAGAAGCAGCGGAAGGAAAGGGTGGAGCGCGAATACACTGCCGTCATCCAGGAGTACTCAGACCTTGAGCAACGGGTGTGCGAGATGGAGAGCTGCAAACTGCGCATCAaggagctggaggctgagctcctggaGCTACAGCAGATGAAACAAGTCAAGAAGTATCTTCTTAGCAGAGAAGACAACCTATCTGAAGCACTTCTGGAGCCATTAAACAATGCCCCCGAAGCAGATTACATCGACCTCCCAGAGGAAGACGGGAGTAAAACTCACAGTGCATCCATGACAGCGTCCCCAAATCACCCCGTCCGGAAAAGCTGCAGTGACACTGCCCTCAATGCCATCGTGGCCAAGGACGCTGTGAGCCGGCACGAAGGCAACTACACGCTGCACGCCAACAACGTGCGCAAGCGGGGCATGTCAATCCTGAGGGAGGTGGACGAGCAGTACCACGCCCTGCTGGAGAAGTACGAAGAGCTCCTCAGCAAGTGCCGGCAGCACAAGGACAGCGTGCGCCACACTGGAGTCCAGACCTCCCGCCCTATCTCTCGTGACAGCTCCTTCAGGGACTTCCGGGGAGAGGGTCACGAGCTGGAAGAGCGGAAGACACTAGAGAAGAGCCTTAGCAAACACGTGGAGGCTGTGGACAAGCGGCTGGAGCAGAGTCAGCCAGAGTACAAGGCCCTTTTCAAGGAGATCTTCTCACGCATCCAGAAGACAAAAGCCGACATCAATGCCACCAAGGTGAAAAACAAGTCTAGCAAATGA
- the CDR2L gene encoding cerebellar degeneration-related protein 2-like isoform X2: MLSADRMEEFPSEEEEPWYDQQDLEQDLHLAAELGKTLLERNKELEDSLQQMYATNEEQVQEIEYLTKQLEMLRQMNEQHAKVYEQLDLTARDLELANQKLVLESKTSQQKIQCLTETIEGLQNQVEELQKQVEELRSLEQLRIRREKRERRRTIHTFPCLKELCLSPRSEDAFQVHSSSMELNQNPMERENERLQAMVNSLRSQVNQEKQRKERVEREYTAVIQEYSDLEQRVCEMESCKLRIKELEAELLELQQMKQVKKYLLSREDNLSEALLEPLNNAPEADYIDLPEEDGSKTHSASMTASPNHPVRKSCSDTALNAIVAKDAVSRHEGNYTLHANNVRKRGMSILREVDEQYHALLEKYEELLSKCRQHKDSVRHTGVQTSRPISRDSSFRDFRGEGHELEERKTLEKSLSKHVEAVDKRLEQSQPEYKALFKEIFSRIQKTKADINATKVKNKSSK, encoded by the exons ACCTGCACTTGGCAGCCGAACTGGGGAAGACGTTGCTGGAGCGTAATAAAGAGCTGGAGGATTCGCTGCAACAGATGTACGCAACCAATGAGGAGCAAGTGCAGGAGATAGAG TACCTCACGAAACAGCTGGAGATGTTGCGCCAGATGAACGAACAGCATGCTAAGGTCTATGAGCAGCTGGACCTCACAGCACGGGACCTGGAGCTGGCTAATCAGAAGCTTGTGCTGGAGAGCAAGACATCCCAGCAGAAGATACAATG CCTGACAGAGACCATCGaggggctgcagaaccaagtgGAGGAGCTGCAGAAGCAGGTGGAGGAGCTGCGGAGCTTAGAGCAGCTGCGCATACGGCGGGAGAAAAGGGAGCGGCGCCGAACCATTCATACCTTCCCCTGCCTCAAGGAGCTGTGCTTGAGTCCCAG GTCTGAAGATGCGTTCCAGGTCCACAGCTCTTCAATGGAGCTCAACCAAAACCCtatggagagagagaatgagcgTCTCCAGGCCATGGTGAATTCCCTTAGGTCCCAGGTCAACCAGGAGAAGCAGCGGAAGGAAAGGGTGGAGCGCGAATACACTGCCGTCATCCAGGAGTACTCAGACCTTGAGCAACGGGTGTGCGAGATGGAGAGCTGCAAACTGCGCATCAaggagctggaggctgagctcctggaGCTACAGCAGATGAAACAAGTCAAGAAGTATCTTCTTAGCAGAGAAGACAACCTATCTGAAGCACTTCTGGAGCCATTAAACAATGCCCCCGAAGCAGATTACATCGACCTCCCAGAGGAAGACGGGAGTAAAACTCACAGTGCATCCATGACAGCGTCCCCAAATCACCCCGTCCGGAAAAGCTGCAGTGACACTGCCCTCAATGCCATCGTGGCCAAGGACGCTGTGAGCCGGCACGAAGGCAACTACACGCTGCACGCCAACAACGTGCGCAAGCGGGGCATGTCAATCCTGAGGGAGGTGGACGAGCAGTACCACGCCCTGCTGGAGAAGTACGAAGAGCTCCTCAGCAAGTGCCGGCAGCACAAGGACAGCGTGCGCCACACTGGAGTCCAGACCTCCCGCCCTATCTCTCGTGACAGCTCCTTCAGGGACTTCCGGGGAGAGGGTCACGAGCTGGAAGAGCGGAAGACACTAGAGAAGAGCCTTAGCAAACACGTGGAGGCTGTGGACAAGCGGCTGGAGCAGAGTCAGCCAGAGTACAAGGCCCTTTTCAAGGAGATCTTCTCACGCATCCAGAAGACAAAAGCCGACATCAATGCCACCAAGGTGAAAAACAAGTCTAGCAAATGA